A window of the Streptomyces luomodiensis genome harbors these coding sequences:
- a CDS encoding putative leader peptide — MKRQDLTRRRHVDLARVSSAFCCCPG; from the coding sequence ATGAAGCGACAGGACCTCACGCGGCGACGCCACGTCGACCTCGCGCGTGTCTCCAGCGCGTTCTGTTGCTGTCCGGGCTGA
- a CDS encoding LysR family transcriptional regulator, giving the protein MRIEQLEYIAAVTRLGSLRRAAEELHLSQPALSETVRNLERELGVDLLERKRSGATISAEGRELLPHIVSVIEAVDRLRGAAGDQHRVSRMIRLGTVNTATVPLLIPAVREFRATHPVTQVEVVAAQQAEIHRALLEGSFDLGLVNYLQGDDVPPALETTELLRGRPVVCLRPDSPLAARPTVSVADLLDEREPLIVMRSGYLMHRFIHRLLAGRTPSFSYSTDGAEMGKLMVAEGLGVTVLPDFSVIGDPLERGGAITYRPLADGEATEVALVIQRRRSGSVPRAVRDLHQLFVRRAGTTP; this is encoded by the coding sequence GTGCGTATCGAACAGCTGGAATACATCGCCGCGGTCACCCGCCTCGGCTCGCTCCGCCGCGCCGCCGAGGAACTGCATCTGTCCCAGCCCGCGCTCAGCGAGACGGTGCGCAATCTGGAACGCGAACTCGGCGTGGACCTGCTGGAGCGCAAGCGCTCCGGCGCCACGATCAGCGCCGAGGGACGGGAGCTGCTGCCGCATATCGTCAGCGTCATCGAGGCCGTCGACCGGCTGCGCGGCGCGGCCGGCGACCAGCACCGGGTCAGCCGGATGATCCGGCTGGGCACGGTCAACACCGCGACCGTCCCGCTGCTGATCCCGGCCGTCCGGGAGTTCCGCGCGACGCACCCGGTGACCCAGGTCGAGGTGGTGGCCGCGCAGCAGGCCGAGATCCACCGGGCGCTGCTGGAGGGGAGTTTCGACCTGGGCCTGGTCAACTACCTCCAGGGGGACGACGTCCCGCCCGCGCTGGAGACCACCGAGCTGCTGCGCGGCCGCCCGGTGGTCTGTCTGCGCCCCGACAGCCCGCTGGCGGCCCGGCCGACGGTGAGCGTGGCGGATCTGCTGGACGAGCGGGAGCCGCTGATCGTCATGCGCTCCGGCTATCTCATGCACCGTTTCATCCACCGGCTGCTGGCCGGGCGCACCCCGTCCTTCTCGTACTCCACCGACGGGGCCGAGATGGGCAAGCTGATGGTCGCCGAGGGGCTCGGCGTCACCGTGCTGCCCGACTTCAGCGTCATCGGCGACCCCCTGGAGCGCGGCGGCGCGATCACCTACCGGCCGCTCGCGGACGGCGAGGCCACCGAGGTGGCGCTGGTGATCCAGCGCCGCCGCTCGGGCTCGGTCCCGCGCGCCGTCCGCGATCTGCACCAGCTCTTCGTACGGCGCGCGGGGACGACGCCCTGA
- a CDS encoding LLM class F420-dependent oxidoreductase codes for MVRWGYTMMTEQAGPRQLVDDVVRAEQVGFDFSVTSDHYFPWLASQGHAPYAWSVLGAAAQATSSIPLTTYVTCPTVRYHPAVVAQKAATLQLLSEGRFRLGLGSGENLNEHVVGQGWPSADVRQEMLQEAIEIIRALFAGGYVTHHGTHYDVDSAKLWDLPDQPPPIGLAVSGRQSCLLAGQLADILIATEPKSELVAEFDRNGGSGKPRIGQIPVCYDPDRDAAIARAHDQFRWFGSGWKVNSELPGPASFAGATQFVRPEDVAASIPCGDDIGEFTERIRPYVDAGFTDVALVQIGGDHQRPFLDWAEKQLLPALREL; via the coding sequence ATGGTTCGATGGGGATACACGATGATGACCGAGCAGGCCGGTCCACGTCAGCTCGTCGACGACGTGGTCCGGGCCGAGCAGGTCGGGTTCGACTTCTCGGTGACCTCCGACCACTACTTCCCGTGGCTGGCCTCCCAGGGACACGCGCCCTACGCCTGGAGCGTGCTGGGTGCCGCCGCGCAGGCCACCTCCTCGATCCCGCTGACGACGTATGTCACCTGCCCCACCGTGCGCTACCACCCGGCGGTGGTCGCCCAGAAGGCGGCGACGCTCCAACTGCTGTCCGAGGGGCGGTTCCGGCTGGGGCTCGGGTCCGGCGAGAACCTGAACGAGCACGTGGTCGGCCAGGGCTGGCCGTCGGCGGATGTGCGGCAGGAGATGCTGCAAGAGGCGATCGAGATCATCCGCGCGCTGTTCGCCGGCGGCTATGTCACCCACCACGGCACCCACTACGACGTCGACTCGGCCAAGCTGTGGGACCTGCCGGACCAGCCGCCGCCCATCGGCCTCGCCGTCTCCGGGCGGCAGTCCTGCCTGCTGGCCGGGCAGCTGGCCGACATCCTGATCGCGACGGAGCCGAAGTCCGAGCTGGTGGCGGAGTTCGACCGCAACGGCGGCAGCGGGAAGCCGCGGATCGGACAGATCCCGGTCTGCTACGACCCCGACCGGGACGCGGCGATCGCCCGCGCCCATGACCAGTTCCGCTGGTTCGGGAGCGGCTGGAAGGTCAACTCGGAGCTGCCGGGGCCGGCCTCCTTCGCGGGCGCCACCCAGTTCGTACGGCCCGAGGACGTGGCCGCGTCCATTCCGTGCGGCGACGACATCGGGGAGTTCACCGAGCGGATCAGGCCCTACGTGGACGCGGGCTTCACGGACGTCGCCCTCGTCCAGATCGGCGGCGACCACCAGCGGCCGTTCCTGGACTGGGCCGAGAAGCAACTGCTGCCCGCGCTCAGGGAGCTGTAG
- a CDS encoding GDSL-type esterase/lipase family protein — MTASLCALGVGLGATARASAPAAAPAATPAAALGDGSVTDPNIVYTGRWDLSSATAAVPNWTGGYLQTAFTGTTVKIKAREAVNFYASVDGGADVFYAGVKGTVTLTPQPLPQGTHTLRVSYRSGDTVFQGLVLDAGAGTVAPRVPSGLLEFVGDSITAGALTDRLALDSYGWKTGELLGMRHTQIARSGYCLVGKDGCVGLATQFFKTASTGDQNWDFSRYQASAVVINLGTNDIGHGVTGAEFQSAYTTLLRDIRATYPNAALFAVQTLKKRYVTETKAAVSARNAAGDARVRYVDTTGWLTDGTDYEDGNGHPNEAGHTKFADRLAPVIAADVGAAATKAAAVAPGQPGDPNIRFTGRWDTRSSATAYTPYWAGAYFRTGFTGRTVGLKQRNAIDLWVSIDGGPATFYDEAKGTVNLTPTPLSAGNHTLQVNYQVVAGSYHGDAVFQGLTLDSGATTFAPPAPEKLIEFVGDSITVGTTTSQNARTAYGWLIGERLGADHTQIAQGGAALVDTADDRMSLEQQFTKLNPNAATPDWDFSRYQADAVVINLGTNDVGRGVGSAQFQAAYASLLRKVRTAYPDAWIFALRTFSGRFGTETQAAVTASGDTRVSYVDTTGWLASDDLSDSVHPNDKGHRTITDRLAPVISARLG; from the coding sequence ATGACCGCGTCGCTCTGCGCACTGGGGGTCGGCCTCGGCGCCACCGCACGGGCGTCGGCTCCGGCGGCGGCCCCGGCGGCGACCCCGGCGGCGGCCCTGGGGGACGGCTCAGTCACCGACCCCAACATCGTCTACACCGGCCGCTGGGACCTGAGCTCCGCCACCGCCGCCGTCCCCAACTGGACCGGCGGCTACCTCCAGACCGCGTTCACCGGCACCACGGTGAAGATCAAGGCCCGGGAGGCGGTGAACTTCTACGCGAGCGTCGACGGCGGCGCCGACGTCTTCTACGCGGGCGTCAAGGGCACCGTCACCCTCACCCCCCAGCCGCTGCCCCAGGGCACCCACACCCTCCGGGTCTCCTACCGCTCCGGCGACACCGTCTTCCAGGGCCTGGTCCTGGACGCGGGCGCGGGCACCGTCGCTCCTCGGGTGCCGTCCGGGCTCCTCGAGTTCGTGGGCGACTCCATCACCGCGGGCGCCCTCACCGACCGGCTCGCGCTGGACTCGTACGGCTGGAAGACCGGCGAGCTGCTGGGCATGCGGCACACCCAGATCGCCCGCTCGGGCTACTGCCTGGTGGGCAAGGACGGCTGCGTGGGACTGGCCACGCAGTTCTTCAAGACGGCCTCGACCGGCGATCAGAACTGGGACTTCTCCCGCTACCAGGCGAGCGCGGTCGTCATCAACCTGGGCACCAATGACATCGGGCACGGTGTCACGGGCGCCGAGTTCCAGTCGGCGTACACCACTTTGCTGCGCGACATCCGCGCGACGTACCCGAACGCGGCCCTCTTCGCCGTACAGACCCTCAAGAAGCGCTATGTGACGGAGACCAAGGCGGCCGTGAGCGCGCGCAACGCGGCGGGCGACGCCCGGGTGCGCTACGTGGACACCACCGGCTGGCTCACCGACGGCACCGACTACGAGGACGGCAACGGCCACCCCAACGAGGCCGGGCACACCAAGTTCGCGGACCGCCTGGCCCCGGTCATCGCCGCCGACGTGGGCGCCGCCGCCACCAAGGCGGCCGCCGTCGCCCCCGGCCAGCCGGGCGACCCCAACATCAGGTTCACCGGCCGCTGGGACACCCGGAGTTCGGCCACCGCCTACACCCCCTACTGGGCGGGCGCCTACTTCCGCACCGGCTTCACCGGCCGCACCGTGGGGCTCAAACAGCGGAACGCGATCGACCTGTGGGTCAGCATCGACGGCGGCCCCGCCACCTTCTACGACGAGGCCAAGGGCACGGTGAACCTCACCCCGACCCCGCTGTCGGCCGGAAACCACACCCTCCAGGTCAACTACCAGGTGGTCGCGGGCTCCTACCACGGTGACGCGGTCTTCCAGGGCCTGACCCTGGACAGCGGCGCCACCACCTTCGCCCCGCCGGCCCCGGAGAAGCTGATCGAATTCGTCGGCGACTCGATCACGGTGGGCACCACCACCTCGCAGAACGCCCGCACCGCCTACGGCTGGCTCATCGGCGAGCGGCTCGGCGCCGACCACACCCAGATCGCCCAGGGCGGCGCCGCACTCGTCGACACGGCGGACGACCGGATGAGCCTGGAGCAGCAGTTCACCAAGCTGAACCCGAACGCCGCCACCCCCGACTGGGACTTCTCCCGCTACCAGGCGGACGCGGTGGTCATCAACCTCGGCACCAACGACGTGGGCCGCGGGGTCGGCTCGGCGCAGTTCCAGGCCGCCTACGCCAGCCTGCTGCGCAAGGTCCGCACCGCCTACCCGGACGCGTGGATCTTCGCGCTGCGCACCTTCAGCGGCCGGTTCGGCACCGAGACCCAGGCCGCCGTCACCGCTTCCGGCGACACCCGGGTCTCCTACGTCGACACCACCGGCTGGCTCGCCTCCGACGACCTTTCCGACTCCGTCCACCCCAACGACAAGGGCCACCGCACCATCACCGACCGCCTGGCCCCCGTCATCTCCGCCAGGCTCGGCTGA
- a CDS encoding GMC family oxidoreductase, whose protein sequence is MDEFDYVVVGGGTAGSVVAARLSEDPSVSVCLLEAGPSDLGDDNVLRLNRWMSLLGSGYDWDYPVVPQERGNSFLRHARAKVLGGCSSHNSCIAFWAPAEDLDEWAAMGLDGWSAADCFPLFRRLEDNDAPGDHHGRDGPVRIRTVPPEDPCGRAVLTACEEAGIPVTPFNTGTTVLRGANWFQINAREDGTRCSASVAYLHPVMDSRPNLRVRTELRAKRLVLDEDRRCVGVDYLPPDLVRTLRVHARREVIVSCGAIDTPKLLMLSGIGPAAHLRESGVEVLVDSPGVGQNLQDHPEGVIMWNAEQPMVTTSTQWWEIGIFAATESGLDRPDLMFHYGAVPFDLNTYRRSYPTSENAFCLTPNVTRARSRGTVRLASRDFRDKPRVDPRYFTDGYDMEIMTRGLLLARKIAARPALALWAGAELAPGPDVHSDDELAGYVRETHNTAYHPACTVRMGPPEDPDAPLDPQLRVKGVRGLRVADGSAMPFLIAVNPCVTTMMIGEKCADMLVRRHP, encoded by the coding sequence GTGGACGAGTTCGACTATGTGGTGGTCGGCGGCGGTACGGCCGGTTCGGTGGTCGCGGCGCGGCTGTCCGAGGACCCCTCGGTGAGCGTATGCCTGCTGGAGGCGGGCCCGTCGGACCTCGGGGACGACAACGTGCTGCGGCTGAACCGCTGGATGTCGCTGCTGGGGTCCGGCTACGACTGGGACTACCCGGTCGTACCGCAGGAGCGGGGCAACAGCTTTCTGCGCCACGCCCGCGCCAAGGTGCTGGGCGGCTGCTCCTCGCACAACTCCTGCATCGCCTTCTGGGCGCCCGCCGAGGACCTCGACGAATGGGCGGCCATGGGACTGGACGGCTGGTCGGCCGCCGACTGCTTCCCGCTCTTCCGGCGCCTGGAGGACAACGACGCGCCCGGCGACCACCACGGCCGCGACGGCCCGGTCAGGATCCGCACCGTGCCGCCGGAGGACCCGTGCGGCCGGGCGGTGCTGACGGCCTGCGAGGAGGCGGGCATCCCGGTCACCCCGTTCAACACCGGCACGACGGTGCTGCGCGGCGCCAACTGGTTCCAGATCAACGCCCGCGAGGACGGCACCCGCTGCTCCGCCTCGGTCGCCTACCTCCATCCCGTCATGGACTCCCGGCCCAATCTGCGGGTGCGTACCGAACTGCGGGCCAAACGGCTGGTTCTGGACGAGGACCGGCGCTGTGTCGGGGTGGACTACCTCCCTCCCGATCTGGTCCGCACCCTGCGGGTGCACGCCCGGCGCGAGGTCATCGTCTCGTGCGGCGCCATCGACACCCCGAAGCTGCTGATGCTCTCCGGCATCGGCCCAGCCGCGCATCTGCGGGAGTCGGGGGTGGAGGTGCTGGTGGACTCCCCCGGTGTCGGGCAGAACCTCCAGGACCACCCCGAGGGCGTCATCATGTGGAACGCCGAGCAGCCCATGGTCACCACCTCCACCCAGTGGTGGGAGATCGGCATCTTCGCCGCCACCGAGTCCGGCCTGGACCGCCCCGATCTGATGTTCCACTACGGTGCGGTGCCCTTCGACCTGAACACCTACCGCCGCTCCTATCCCACCTCGGAGAACGCCTTCTGTCTCACCCCGAACGTCACCCGCGCCCGCTCCCGGGGCACCGTGCGGCTGGCCAGCCGGGACTTCCGCGACAAGCCGCGGGTGGACCCGCGCTACTTCACCGACGGCTACGACATGGAGATCATGACCCGCGGTCTGCTGCTCGCCCGCAAGATCGCCGCCCGGCCCGCACTGGCCCTGTGGGCGGGCGCCGAGCTGGCTCCCGGGCCCGATGTGCACAGCGACGACGAGCTGGCCGGTTATGTCCGCGAGACCCACAACACCGCCTACCACCCGGCGTGCACCGTGCGGATGGGCCCGCCCGAGGACCCGGACGCGCCGCTCGATCCGCAGCTGAGGGTCAAGGGCGTGCGGGGGCTGCGGGTCGCGGACGGCTCCGCCATGCCGTTCCTCATCGCCGTCAATCCGTGCGTCACGACGATGATGATCGGCGAGAAGTGCGCGGACATGCTCGTGCGGCGGCATCCCTGA
- a CDS encoding aldehyde dehydrogenase family protein, which translates to MPELFIGGHWTTALDGHSREVRCPADGSLVAVVDEAGPKDAAAAVAAARDAFDRGSWPGTPAAERGGLLLRVADLLVREKSTLARAESMDTGKRLVESEYDLDDIANCFRWFGDLISSAGAGRVVEVGSPEIDSRVVHEPVGVCALITPWNYPLLQTAWKVAPALAAGNTFVLKPSELTPHTAIHLMRLLAEAGLPGGAANLVLGSGATAGAPLVTDDRVDMVSFTGGAATGRWIMAAVAPTVKKLALELGGKNPNVVFTDCDFDTAVDYALTAVFLHSGQVCSAGARLLVQQQLHDAFVDEIVHRARNIRLGGPFDEHARAGPLISAEHRRKIADYVAAGIDEGAVLRCGGTPPDDPALERGFYYLPTVLDDCTPDMSVVQEESFGPVLTVERFRDEDEAVALGNDTVYGLAGGVWTQDAEKAHRVASRLRAGTVWINDFHPYVPRAEWGGMKQSGIGRELGPSGLHEYQELKHVWRNTAPRPQRWFE; encoded by the coding sequence ATGCCGGAGCTGTTCATCGGCGGCCACTGGACGACCGCCCTCGACGGACACAGCCGCGAGGTCCGCTGTCCCGCGGACGGCTCGCTGGTCGCCGTGGTCGACGAGGCGGGGCCCAAGGACGCGGCCGCCGCGGTGGCGGCCGCCCGGGACGCCTTCGACCGCGGGTCCTGGCCCGGCACCCCGGCCGCCGAGCGGGGCGGGCTGCTGCTGCGGGTGGCCGATCTGCTGGTGCGCGAGAAGTCGACGCTCGCCCGCGCCGAGTCCATGGACACCGGGAAACGGCTGGTCGAGAGCGAGTACGACCTGGACGACATCGCGAACTGCTTCCGCTGGTTCGGCGATCTCATCTCCTCCGCCGGCGCCGGGCGGGTGGTGGAGGTGGGCAGTCCGGAGATCGACAGCAGGGTGGTGCACGAACCGGTCGGGGTGTGTGCGCTGATCACGCCGTGGAACTATCCGCTGCTCCAGACGGCCTGGAAGGTGGCGCCCGCGCTGGCCGCCGGGAACACCTTCGTCCTCAAGCCCAGCGAGCTGACCCCGCACACCGCGATCCATCTGATGCGGCTGCTGGCGGAGGCCGGGCTGCCGGGGGGTGCCGCCAATCTGGTCCTCGGCTCGGGGGCCACCGCGGGCGCGCCGCTGGTCACCGACGATCGGGTGGACATGGTGTCCTTCACCGGCGGGGCGGCCACCGGCCGCTGGATCATGGCGGCGGTCGCGCCCACGGTGAAGAAGCTCGCCCTGGAGCTGGGCGGCAAGAACCCCAATGTCGTCTTCACCGACTGCGATTTCGACACGGCCGTCGACTACGCGCTCACGGCGGTGTTCCTGCACTCCGGGCAGGTCTGCTCGGCCGGTGCCCGGCTGCTGGTCCAGCAGCAGCTGCATGACGCGTTCGTCGACGAGATCGTGCACCGGGCCCGGAACATCCGGCTGGGCGGACCGTTCGACGAGCACGCCCGCGCCGGTCCGCTGATCTCCGCCGAGCACCGCCGGAAGATCGCCGACTATGTGGCGGCGGGGATCGACGAGGGCGCGGTGCTGCGCTGCGGCGGGACGCCGCCCGACGACCCGGCGCTGGAGAGGGGCTTCTACTACCTGCCGACCGTCCTGGACGACTGCACCCCGGACATGTCCGTGGTGCAGGAGGAGTCCTTCGGTCCGGTGCTCACCGTGGAGCGGTTCCGGGACGAGGACGAGGCGGTCGCGCTCGGCAACGACACGGTGTACGGCCTGGCGGGCGGGGTGTGGACGCAGGACGCGGAGAAGGCGCACCGGGTGGCGTCCCGGCTGCGGGCCGGGACCGTCTGGATCAACGACTTCCATCCGTATGTCCCGCGGGCCGAGTGGGGCGGGATGAAACAGTCCGGTATCGGCCGTGAGCTGGGCCCGTCGGGGCTGCACGAATACCAGGAGCTCAAGCACGTCTGGCGCAACACCGCGCCCCGCCCGCAGCGGTGGTTCGAGTGA